The nucleotide sequence aaaaaaattccaaaaaaaaatgaaaaaaaaaaaattttgctttccccacttcccccgattggttacttccaactgcctatatatatatatatatattttcgtgcATCAACGAATGAGTCGTTTTTGCTTCCGTAAATACATAACCCTACATTAAAATATGCAATCTGAAGGGCCCGCCGCTGCTACGCGCGGGCCGACCCTAACTACTGTGTTATAAAGATTACATTTTTATATTATTGTAAAAAGAATTTCCTTAATTATTTTTTATAGAGACCACTCATATATTATGTTGTCACTTGGTGGTGTAGTTACCAACAACTAAATTAGGGGTTTATATGCTCGAGAGGTTTTAGGTTCCGTTTCTACTTTCCATCTTAAATTCTCGTATCGTGAAAGCTTATCGTGCTGTAAACAGTTACGGAGTACATTTTATATCGTATCATCAAATTTTGATTTGATTTCAGTAGTTGCCGTTAGAAGATATCTGCTAATGTTTGCTTAACTTTCTCAACCGCAAAAAAGGTATACTTCTCCTAAACCTCGACTGCATTTTTCACCTAAGTTTTTAGTACATTTATGTCTTATTTCatgtgtttttgtttttgttttttttttttttttttttttaaatcatataaACCAAATTTCAAGTCTTTAGACAGTTAATAGTCCTATTGATTATCTGTTTATTGTTGGTTCCTATTACTTATATTTACAGGGTATTTGTGATTTTTAAAGCCCTTATTTGCTTGGTTTGATCGCTATTTAGCAAAAATAAACACCCTTTCTTTGATAGCAGAATAGCAGATGAAGAGTTTTTTTAAGGGTAAAACAAACTCCCTTGTTAAAACTGTTTATTTCTGTAGGTATAACCACTTAAATAAACATGTTGTCACATGCTTACCATTTAATTTCAAGAAGATAAAAACTTACACCGAATTCTCAAGTTTTATTTAGATGGAAAGAAAAAAAATCAACACAATTTTATTTTtttctcgagtttttttttttccttttttttccttttttttcaaGGAAGGTAAGAAATGGGGTGGATTTCTTTATTGTTTATATTTTCCATCTGTATTTGAGAAGGATATGAAAGGATCCAAGTATCCAACCTATCCTTATTGttcatatatttataatatttatatttaatttctttATTTTCGACTTTAGAATACatcttatattaaatattaaatacggagtaaaatatatcatttttttttttccgttttcttttacaTCCCATTCTTTTCGGCTAGAACAATAATTCGAGAATTATAGATTAAAATTACGAAAGAGCTTCTAATGTcaaacatttttattataatttttactCTGTACTTATTAAAAAAATTAAGGATGTTGACAATTGCTTTATTTTTTTCCCCCTTAAATGAAACAAGCAAATTAAGCCATACCATACACCCCTTAATCATGCAAGTAGTTCTTGTATGTCTGGATGACTACATCACTTGTTAATGAGTATTTTGTGATTAATTTTGAAAAGAATGCATATGGGCTTCCAAGTGCGTTTACACTATGCAACATCTTGTCAGCCTAAaaaaatcataatttttttttttcttgagATAAGCTAAAATACAACAGCTGTTTTCACATTGTAAGGTAACCAAAGTTTTGTATAATAATTTATTTATTGTTTTGTTTGCATTATATGGTAACGTTCGAAAAGTCAGTACTGCTTTCCTATTCTTTATTCACCCGCGCATGTAGACAAGCTTTGCTTTATCTGTAAAATACTAGGGAGGTCTCTGTTGACGATGAAAAGCTCATTGTTTTATGGAAAATAATGGAGTATTTTTATGTAAAATCTGGCTCATCAGGACCCACCTTATTATTTTGCCTTTTATGTTTCATAAAAGGAGGGGATGATTCTcaacacacttttttgatccccacacaccaattgagtattattagaagagtaaaaggttaaaataggtgtgtgaggatcaaaaaagtgtgtgtgagaatcatcccctaaaATCTAAACTTTTTTTTAAAATCGGTGAGAGTATTTTGTTTCCACATTTTGGTAGTAAAgtttttgatttaaatatttaatACAACTTTTGTTTGATAAGTATCCCAAGTTGCCAACTAGTGGGTCCCAGTTGTGCTCGGTTTGATGTGTTTGGGCTTAGCGTGAGCTTAAGCTATATAATCAAGTATATGTAAAAATAAAGTTTAATACAGTATCATATAGCAATTTAAAAGTTTATACAACTCGAGTTGCTCGATAAAAGTTCTCTATGTTTTTACATCCATAGGCTCATGATTGTTTTAAACATGTTTTAATTATAAATTTGGTGGAGTATATgatatacaataattaaaaagctcTGTTATCATTTGATGCATAATTAGTTTACCTATTTGGTTCAAGATTCTTGGAATGATTGTTATACATTGATTAGTAAGAttaatcattgttattgttattataattataatactccgTATCAGATtctgtattattatttaattataatcgaAGATTAATATGGGTGTAGCTATCATTTCATGTGTAAAGCATGCACCTTTGAGGATTAATATTTTTTAACAGTTAGCAAACAAATAATATTTGATTATTTTTTGTTTCTAATTGTTGAACCGAGTAAATAGTTTTTTGAGAATAAAAAAAGTTGAGCGAGTGGATCCAGATATTATACTTTATGGTACTTGATATACATATCCTTTAGGATGTGTATCACATTGCCAATTTGTCAGAAGGCATTATACttcatcttttatatatatatatatatatatatatatatatatatatatatatatatatatatatatatatatatatatatatatatatatatatatatgaatatatatatatatgaatcaatgaATCATCATCATACATTCATATTGTAGTAGTATTTTCCTCTAAAGGTTTGTCATTTATCTTTTCACTTAAGACATTTCAAGTAGTTTCCAACTTATTTCAAACCATTTTGGCATTTTTCACCTATCTTTTATATAGTTTACTGCATATGTGTGATCCATATTTTCTAAATAAGTTTTTTTTAAGGCAACTTGTtgtcatcgaatactctcatttgtcacgcATGCACACgttttcgggcggaaacccgaaatGCATTACAtggatccgaaccttaaaccatctCGAGGAGCAGGCGGGTTGGACCTGAgtcctgaatacgggtcggtaaaaccttcccgggGTTCAGGAAATAAATCTCACGGATACGTTTAAGGGGAGGGACTCGAACTTGATACATCCCAATCCCCATCCCAATACACAAGTGTAAAGGGGTGAATCACTGAACCACAAAGTAAGTTCTATTTTCTAAATAAGTTACTAGATTATTTTCAGATAAGGTGTGTGAATATGACCTTATATTTAGGAACATATCCCCTGATATGGACTTGTAACAAAACACGTTAGATGCTTACAACTTAAGGATAGTAACCATAGATGTCCCTATATTAAAAATTCCAAGTCAAATTAAAAATTGACTAAAAGACTTAAAGCATACTGCTTTGttacatttattatttattaaagtaTATGTTTGCTTTCACCTGTTGTTACAACATGCTCATCACACCTTCCTGtcttttttttccttttaaatTAAAACTTAGGCCACACTGCATACACTTATTAAACAACCATACTGTATAAAAcgattttaaatttttaaattcttTTTATCAGATGGATACAGTCAACCGATCCACCTTGACCCCTCGAAAGAGTCGATTATCTCGTACATTTGCTAAAGTTATGCATATTCGAGCTGCGACAACAACAATAGATCATCAATTTCAGAAGGTAAAATCGCTTGAAAAAGCGAATCGTGAAGAAAACGAAAAGATTCAAAGTAAATTAGCGACGGATGCTTTTGTCGCTAAAGTTTTTGCGACGCTTTCGTCAGTGAAGGCCGCTTATGCAGAGTTGCAGTATGCTCAATCTCCTTATAATGCTGAATCAATTCAGTCAGCTGATCAGGTTATTGTATCTGAATTAAAAAGTTTGTCTGAAATGAAACGGTCTTATTTAAAGAATCATATTGATGAAACGTCTCCTGAAACTACGATACTATTGGCTGAGATTCAAGAACAAAAGAGTGTCTCAAAAACATTTGAGATCACAAAAAAGAGACTTGTGACCCAAGGCCAATCGAAAGACGCTGACATCCTTGTGTTGAAAGAAAAATTGAATGAAATCGAGCGGGAAAATAAGTTGATTGAGAGAAGATTGAACTCAAGTGGCCCGTTATCGCGTCATGAGAATCTTCATTTTTCAAAATTAAACACAACCGATTTTGTATTGTGTCTCAAGCACGCAATGAAATCGATTCGAAGTTTTGTGAAGTTAATGATCGGTGAAATGGAATACGCGAATTGGGATATAGATGCAGCAGCTGGATCGATCCAACCAAACGTTGTCTACTGGGACGCAACGCATAAATGTTATGCGTTCGAGTCGTTTGTTTGCAAGGAAATGTTTGATGGGTTCAATCTACCGAATTTTTCCGTTTCGAATGATCGTGGGTCCCGCTCGAAAACGGCGAGGCGACAACAGTTTTTCTTTGATAGGTTTATGGAGTTGAAGTATTTAAAACCAAGAGAATATATTACATGGAAACCAACATCCACATTTGCAAAATTTTGTTGGGTCAAGTATTTAAAACTTGTGCATCCGAAAATGGAATCTTCGCTATTCGGAAACTTAAACCAGCGAAATTTAGTAAGCGTCGAGAAGTTTCCAGAAACGACATTTTTCGAGTCGTTTGCTGAGGTGGCGAAACGGGTTTGGTTGTTACATTGTTTGGCGTTTTCGATGGATCCAAACGGGGTATCGATATTTCAAGTGAAAGGTGGGAGTCGTTTTTCGGAAGTGTTTATGGAAAGTGTGAACGAGGAAGCGTTTTTGTCACCGGGTTGTTCGCGTGAAGTGGCGTTTACGGTGGTTCCGGGGTTCAAGTTGGGTAAAAGTGTTGTACAGTGTCAAGTGTATATGAGTTGATGAATGATGAGATGGTGATTAGCCCATTTGGGCCATGGGCCCAGTTTTTGGTGGTGCAGGTTAAGTGTGGGGTCCAGTGGTGCTGGCTTTTGAAAGTAAAAGCGCGTACCAGTTGTAACAAGAGGTTTTGTTGGGAGATTGGATACAACGTTACTTGTTTGGTAGATTTAAATTTGTAGCCAATTTTGTTAATATTAGGAGTGGGTGGGGGTCAAATTAGCAAATGTATTTGGTAAACTGTAAACTTGATTCTTGTAGTGGAAAAGTAAATGTTTCTTCGGCCACTTGCAGCATTTATAGCATTTACTCTTTTTTAGTATTGACAATTAAAATTTAGGATTATGTTAAACGCAACCTTTAAATGTTTCTTGGCCTGAGTCGTGGTTGTTTATTCcggttattaataaaattaataaaattacttgcttttcaaaaaaaaaaatttcttatttACAACGTTAAGTTATTATAACTTAAAGTTGACATGAATAAATATTATATACCTATATTTAAAAGGTAAAGTAGAAATGAATAATACTATTCATTTTTTCACTTTTCGCAAATTtcacccctaacttttattaaaatacaaattgaaccccccactttatacgtatattttctcctaaatttcacaagcttaaccccctaacttttattaaaatacaaatcgcacccccattttactaactttttttttttactaatattcaattttcacaaacttaaccccctaacttttattaaaatacaaatcgaacccccactttatacgtacagttttttcaaatttcacaaacttaacctactaacttttattaaaatacaaatcgaacccccactttactaacttttttttttttaaaataaaacccgaacgctaaaagcagcaactttcacaaaaggaacaaatcttcaatgttatgtcgaaaaaaattcttttttacaaaatagatcaagacttttttttttaactcgcattcaaaacggagcccccggcgcgaagcgagggctccacaactagttgatATCAAATTTAAATAAAGAAAGTcggtattaaaaaaatatattcaaaGTTTACAATTAATtcgattgaatatatatatatatatatatatatatatatatatataggggcaggatcaatggggaagtaaccaatcggggggaagcaaattttttttttcccgctttttttgaatttttttttcccggcatcaagatcacacgaaaatatgaacatttagaagagacacttcgtgatgaatgttattatttaggcggaaaaaagatcggcaaaaataacattcaagataatattgttcgtgaagaatatgaacgttttttttcttcacgttttgtgaagtaaaatttagcccgatttagagtttagggtttagggtttggtgttttgggtttattccataaacccaaaacaccaaaccctaaacactaaaccctaaactctaaaccgttcgtgttaaaaactcaatctaaatcctaaatctaaaccctaaaccctaaatttataaaccctaatatctaaaccctataaaccctaatatctaaaccccaatagctaaaacctcaaaatacgctcgaaaaacacgataattgatatatattacttcttcgagcgttttcccgtcaaaataaaaacatttatcacaaagtgtctctactaaatgttcatattttcatctcatctataatgttcgtgaacaaagttttttcaaaaaacgaaaaaaataataataaattgccccccccccccccccaatggttacttccctcttgatcctaccactatatatatatatatatatatatatatatatatatatatatatatatatatatatatatatagtgattaaACGCAGTCTAACAGCTACGTTTACCAAATCCCAATTAGTTAATAGTTTCATGGTTCGATATTTGGGTTAATATGGTACTCTGTATATATTGGAACGATATAGAGAAGATTGGAACGATACAGAGAAGATTAACATGGTCCCTGCGCAAGGATGACACGCACAAGTTGAGAAATGATCCGTAAAAATATGGTACTCTGTATATATTTTGTATTGAATCAATTCAATGGCTTTAAAAAAAGAAAAGCACGACAAGACTTTGGAATGTGTTGATCCACTTGCC is from Rutidosis leptorrhynchoides isolate AG116_Rl617_1_P2 chromosome 10, CSIRO_AGI_Rlap_v1, whole genome shotgun sequence and encodes:
- the LOC139872781 gene encoding protein GRAVITROPIC IN THE LIGHT 1-like — its product is MDTVNRSTLTPRKSRLSRTFAKVMHIRAATTTIDHQFQKVKSLEKANREENEKIQSKLATDAFVAKVFATLSSVKAAYAELQYAQSPYNAESIQSADQVIVSELKSLSEMKRSYLKNHIDETSPETTILLAEIQEQKSVSKTFEITKKRLVTQGQSKDADILVLKEKLNEIERENKLIERRLNSSGPLSRHENLHFSKLNTTDFVLCLKHAMKSIRSFVKLMIGEMEYANWDIDAAAGSIQPNVVYWDATHKCYAFESFVCKEMFDGFNLPNFSVSNDRGSRSKTARRQQFFFDRFMELKYLKPREYITWKPTSTFAKFCWVKYLKLVHPKMESSLFGNLNQRNLVSVEKFPETTFFESFAEVAKRVWLLHCLAFSMDPNGVSIFQVKGGSRFSEVFMESVNEEAFLSPGCSREVAFTVVPGFKLGKSVVQCQVYMS